Within the Zea mays cultivar B73 chromosome 10, Zm-B73-REFERENCE-NAM-5.0, whole genome shotgun sequence genome, the region TTCATGTCCTTATCGTTGCGCCGCTGAGCGATCAAAATAACATGAGTTTAGGAGTAGGAAAGACGTTGGGTAGGCTGGGATGCGATGACATTTGATTGATTGCGGATTCACCCAACCAAACAGTGAACAACGGGATCCGAAATAACTGTGAACCGTTGACGGACATGAAAATAAAACGCCGAACCAAAGATAGGTTCTACACAGTATTTTTCTTAGTCAAGATAATATCATGATATTTTAGACAAAAATGTGTTTAAAAGCATATCTAAAAACTTTGAATTTTAAATCATGGTTTTACCAATACCATGGTATTTTTGGGTAAAAAAAACTTTGGTGTggaacaatgttttggtttgcagGCAGTCTTCACCTGTACTATAACTGAAATAATTTGTTTTCAAACATATGTTAGATTGGACTAATATAAAATATAGTACAGTTATGTTATGGCGTAAAATAAAACGTGGTATTATAAAACGTTGTTTTGAACAGTTATGTTATTTTTTGAGAAATAGTATTCTCCCGTGCGCGCGCGCTCTTGCAGGCTTGCGTAACGGCTGCGGCCACCGCATGTTCGGCAGCGCGGCGGGGCACTTGACCTGTGTGGGTGACGTGAAGACCTCGCGCGCGCGGCGGACGCCTTTCTGGCAGAGAGCCGTCTGCGGGTCTGCCTCCGTGCCGGCCGGCGTCGTCGTGTGCCTCGAGGCTGACATTTTTGGCGTGCGTGCGGGTTGCGTCCGATCGCACGCAACGCAATTCTTCGGTTGCCGGTGCCCCTCGCGTTGCCTGGGATCCGAACGAGGAGCCGCAGCAAAGTGCAAACGCGGTTCTCTCTGTCCCAGCCCAGCTGATGAGCTGACGAGAAATGGATGGAGAGGAAAAGGGAAGTGCAACTCACTTCTCCACAAATTATACACACATACTGTTGTTGTTACGTGCCGCGAAACTGCACGGCCAGATTGCAACGTTCTCCCCTTCCCGTACAGCACAGGATGCCACGTACCCAAGATGATGCAACTAGTGCATGTATGATCTGTGGCCTCATCCTCGTCGTTGACACTAACATACATGATTTCCACTGATCCACTGCACGACTCAACTCTCCACTGAGCTGTAGCAGTACCCCTATCACAGTACACTACTGTATACACTATACAGACAGACAGCTACGAGTAGTCCACACGAAGCGACGGTTATGTGCTACACGGCTTACCCGCGGGTCCCACCATGAAGGAGTCCACCTCGGCGTTGCGGAGGCCCAGCGCGGCGCGGAACACGCCGCCGACGGCGTCAGACAGGTGGTCCAGCAGCGGCGCGACCTCCTCGGCGCGCCTCTCCGCCTCCTGCGCCGCAGCGCGCACGGCCGCCTCGTCGTCGGCAGCACCCTCGCCGGAGGCGTCCAGCGCCGACGCGAGCCTCCGGACGGCCTCGTCTAACGATGCCACCTCGCCGTCGCCGAGCGCCGCGAGCTGGCCGGACACCGCGTTGAACGGCTCCGCCCAGGGGAGGTCGCCGACGCCGCCGGATACCCGGGGGAAAGTGACgggtcctccgacgaggacggcgGCCGCGGCCGCTGCCGCGAGCGAGGAGATGGCGTCCACGGCGGCGAGGACGCGCGCGGCGGCCGAGAGCCGCCCGCGGGGCTGCTCGAACGGGAGCGAAGGGAGCGGGGACGGCGCCGGGTGGTCGCCGCGGTCCGCGAGCGCCGCGCGCGCGCGTGCTCGCCCcccggagggggagggggagaggacgAGGTGGAGCGCGAGGCGCGCGAGGAGGAGGCGCCtgcggaggcggtcgaggcccgcGGATATGGCGTTGCAGGCGTCGAGGAGCGCGACGCCCGCGTCGAGGTGGGCGGCGACGGCAGGGTCGGCGCCGGCG harbors:
- the LOC100275789 gene encoding uncharacterized protein LOC100275789, with translation MFLADKYRSLLPSSHQQPHSKPSRRRQQQQQLLQQEGEADRFGAARLGSLLPLPASPLAALARVADVLALTLADAGPALAGADPAVAAHLDAGVALLDACNAISAGLDRLRRRLLLARLALHLVLSPSPSGGRARARAALADRGDHPAPSPLPSLPFEQPRGRLSAAARVLAAVDAISSLAAAAAAAVLVGGPVTFPRVSGGVGDLPWAEPFNAVSGQLAALGDGEVASLDEAVRRLASALDASGEGAADDEAAVRAAAQEAERRAEEVAPLLDHLSDAVGGVFRAALGLRNAEVDSFMVGPAGKPCST